A genomic window from Sulfurimonas sp. hsl 1-7 includes:
- the ilvC gene encoding ketol-acid reductoisomerase, which translates to MALNVYYDKDCDINIIKSKTVAMIGFGSQGHAHAENLRDSGVNVVVGLRKGGSSWDKAAAKGFEVLTVADATAKADVVMILLPDENQAEIYANEIAPNLKSGATIAFGHGFSIHYGRVNPAADINVMMVAPKAPGHTVRSEFVKGGGIPDLIAIGQNPSNATKELALSYASAIGGGRTGIIETTFKDETETDLFGEQAVLCGGVSALIQAGFETLTEAGYPAEMAYFECLHEMKLIVDLIFEGGIADMRYSISNTAEYGDMVSGPRVINEESKEAMRQVLKEIQNGQFAKDFILEGQAGYPRMNAERNNLKAHPLEQTGERLREMMPWIKANKIVDTSKN; encoded by the coding sequence ATGGCATTAAACGTATATTATGACAAAGATTGTGATATTAACATCATTAAAAGTAAAACTGTTGCGATGATCGGTTTCGGTTCTCAAGGTCATGCACACGCTGAAAACTTAAGAGATAGCGGTGTAAACGTTGTTGTTGGTTTAAGAAAGGGTGGAAGCTCTTGGGATAAAGCTGCAGCAAAAGGATTTGAAGTTTTAACTGTTGCTGACGCAACTGCAAAAGCAGATGTTGTTATGATCCTTTTACCAGATGAAAATCAAGCTGAGATCTATGCAAACGAAATCGCTCCAAACTTAAAATCTGGTGCTACTATTGCATTTGGTCACGGTTTCTCAATCCACTACGGAAGAGTTAATCCGGCTGCTGATATCAACGTAATGATGGTAGCTCCAAAAGCTCCAGGTCACACTGTAAGAAGTGAATTTGTTAAAGGTGGCGGTATTCCTGACCTTATCGCTATCGGTCAAAACCCAAGCAACGCTACTAAAGAATTAGCTCTTTCTTATGCTTCTGCTATCGGTGGTGGACGTACAGGTATCATTGAAACAACTTTCAAAGATGAAACTGAGACTGACCTTTTCGGTGAGCAAGCAGTTCTTTGTGGTGGTGTTTCTGCACTTATCCAAGCTGGTTTTGAAACTTTAACTGAAGCTGGTTACCCTGCTGAGATGGCATACTTCGAGTGTTTACACGAGATGAAACTTATCGTTGATTTAATCTTCGAAGGTGGTATCGCTGATATGAGATACTCTATCTCTAACACTGCTGAGTACGGTGACATGGTTTCTGGACCACGTGTTATCAACGAAGAGTCTAAAGAGGCTATGAGACAAGTTCTTAAAGAGATTCAAAACGGTCAATTCGCTAAAGACTTCATCTTAGAAGGTCAAGCAGGATACCCAAGAATGAATGCTGAGAGAAATAACCTTAAAGCACATCCACTAGAGCAAACTGGTGAGAGACTTCGTGAAATGATGCCTTGGATCAAAGCAAACAAAATCGTAGACACTAGCAAAAACTAA
- the bioD gene encoding dethiobiotin synthase, with protein sequence MAKRIFITATNTDIGKTYTTKLLMQEFASQGYKVGVIKPIETGVKDGVYPDGDALLELLKQVNPLAWSLDVDDIVPISYELPAAPVIASNFTSIDYKKIEEAIHQQEAMCDILLIEGAGGLFVPVDEKIMMIDLIKIFDAQAILVTHCSLGCISDTLVNKKALDDMGIKNEVVFNCRDEESKSFKKISLPYFQKRDFDLFTTVEIEKVVAKIVEI encoded by the coding sequence GTGGCAAAAAGAATTTTTATAACAGCGACAAATACAGATATCGGTAAGACATATACAACTAAACTTTTGATGCAAGAGTTTGCAAGTCAGGGTTATAAGGTAGGTGTCATTAAACCTATCGAAACAGGTGTAAAAGATGGTGTATATCCAGACGGTGATGCACTTTTGGAACTTTTAAAACAAGTTAATCCACTCGCATGGTCGTTAGATGTTGACGATATCGTCCCTATCTCTTATGAACTTCCCGCTGCTCCGGTAATTGCATCTAACTTTACCTCTATTGATTATAAAAAGATAGAGGAAGCTATTCATCAGCAAGAGGCGATGTGTGATATCTTACTGATCGAAGGTGCGGGCGGTTTATTTGTCCCTGTTGATGAGAAGATAATGATGATTGATCTTATTAAAATATTCGATGCACAGGCGATACTGGTAACTCATTGTTCCCTTGGGTGTATCAGTGATACTTTAGTTAATAAAAAAGCTTTGGATGACATGGGTATAAAAAACGAAGTGGTATTTAACTGTCGAGATGAAGAGAGTAAAAGTTTTAAAAAGATCTCTTTACCATACTTTCAAAAGAGAGATTTTGATCTTTTTACAACGGTAGAGATAGAAAAAGTTGTTGCTAAAATAGTAGAGATTTAG